The window TAAACAAAACTAAAAAAAAACGCTTTTTTATCAAATTATTTGCAAAAAAAGAGCAACTGTGTATAGCACACTTTGTTGCTCTTTGTACAAACTTTATTTTTTATTTTATTCTTCAATTGCGTCATTCGCATCAGTATGTGGAGTTTTCTTTGTTACATTCGCTTTAATAATGAAATGAATATATTTGATTAAGACATAAACTACAATCACACTAGCAATAACTGTTTCTACTACGGCTAAATAATGCATCCATGTAAATGCATGACCGGCTTGTAGATAATATTGATAAGCTTTTGTTAAAGCGACCGCACAAATTACCAATGGGAAAGTAAACGCAGCATAACTTGGATAGAATGCTCCTTTTAACATTGCTGGTAAACGGAAGATAACAAATAGATATAATAGTTGAGAAATAATCGTTAATAACGTTACCAAAACAATATGTGGATGTGGGAACGCAGATAAATATCCTGCTAAACACAATGATCCTGGTGCAGCTAAAATCGTTACTAATGGCATGGTATGTTCTTCAAATTTACGGTGAATAAAGACACGGTAAATAATGACTGGTAATAAAATGAAATAGAACAATAAAGCTAACCAGAATAATACTCGTCCTACTTCTGGATAGAAGTTTGCACAAGTTACAGGCACAATTCCTAATCCACAGTACACAACAAACCAACTTGGATAAACATGTTCCATTGTGACATCAGAAGCGATTAAGAAATAATACGTAAAGTAAATAACTAATAAAAATTGAATGACAATCGCAAATAGCCACAAGTAATTAACAATCGGTTGATCAGGAAACCAACGAACTAAATACGTACATAACACCATGAATCCCATCGAAAACGTTGGAGATGTGGAAGCAATAATTGGGTTTTTTAAGTCATGACGTGTATGTTCAAAGACAAAGATAATTTTTGCTAAAATTAAACACATCAAAATGACACCAATCGTTCCAAAAATACTAGTTAAAATCGGTAAATGATAGGCAGTGTATAAATTACCAATGGATAAAATGGCTAAAACCAATCCGCACATCGGAATTGGAATAGATTTGAAAAATGTTCTCATAAAATAATTCCTTTCTTTTTTTCTGTCTTTCCCATTGTAGCAATATTTTTTTGATTTTCAAAATGTCATTTTCCCTTATTTTCGCCTTTTTTAAAGTGATAAAATAAACAATTTATTCCTTTTTCTTCTCAATATGTGATTTTTTCACATCTTATCCTTGAGTTTTTCCCATTGTAAGTTTGTGTATTTTTTTACAAACTTGTGAATTATGAGCACAAAAAAAGATTAGAAAAAATTTTTCTAATCTTTCTAGAAATAATCTTTGTGTTTGAAATAGCGAATAAATAAAAGGGAAATCAGTACCGCAATAACAGTCACTACAATCCAACTCCAATGCTTCCAATCGGCCAATGGCAAATGCACGTTCATTCCATAGAAACTAAAGACAATCGTTGGAATGGATAAAATTAAAGAATACACGGTTAAGAATTTCATCACTTCGTTCATGTTGTTGGAAATCAAATTGGCATAGGTATCTGTTGATTCATTAATAATGCGGTTCGAAATCTCCGCCATTTCAATCCCTTGTTGAGTTTCAATCATTAAGTCTTCTAATAGTTCATTATCTTCTTCATAGGTAACTAGGTAATAACCACGACGAATTTTTTCTAAAACTAGACTATTCGTTTTCAAAGACATAATGAAATAAATCAATGAGCGTTCAATTCTCATCAGTTGCATTAAATCTTCATTTCGTGGTTTCATACCAATATTTTTTTCAATATCTTTACGACGTTTGTTCAAAATACGCAAATAGCTTAGATATTTTTTCGCTGCTTCATAAAGAAATTGAAGTAAAAATTGAATCGGCAAAGCCGGGTTTAATGTTTTACGTAATTGAGCTTCTTGATACTGATCTAAGATTTGGAAATCGGTTGAGACGGTCACAATACAATGTGGAAAAATCAAAAAACTCATCGGAATGGTACTATAAATCGAATCTTCACTATCTTCATTGAAATACGGAATATCGTAAATCACGAGTGTGACATTCGTATCATTATCTTTTTCAATACGAGCAGATTCGTCTCGGTCGAGTACATAATTCATAAAGTCTTCGGGTACTTGTAACTCGTTTAATAAATAGTCGATATCTTCTTGATTGGGACTACTCACATTGACCCATGAATGGTTACAAAAATGGGAAACTTCTTGTAAATTCCCTTGTTCATCATTGACATAAAATTCAATCACTGGGGGTCCCTCTTTTCTCTTCTATTCTAGCTTTATTGTAGTCATCCTATTCTTGAGGGTCAAGCGGATGCCAAAACTCAGCTTTGTCCTCACTTTCCATCATCTTGACGAATTTTTCACGCACATCAGGATAAGTTTTTGCTAAATGAGTCACTAAATGCTTAATTTCTTCTCGTTTTGTTTTCTTATCTACAGGACAAGGATTAAAGATGACCGGTACATTTTTTTCACGTTCTACAAAATGAATAATATTTTGCTCATGGACATATAATAATGGACGAATGACGGTAGTTTCTGTTTTTGTTAAATAAGTAACTGGTTTAAAGCTCGCCATTTCGCCATGGAATAAAAAGTTCATAAAGTAGGTTTCAATCGCATCATCTAAATGGTGTCCTAACGCTACTTTATTATATCCACGTTCTTGACAAGTAGAATACAACACACCTCGACGCAAATTTGCACATAAGGAGCATGGATTCTTCTCTTGACGAACATCAAAAACAATTTCTGCAATATCGGTTGGAATGACTTCTAATTCATAACCTAAATCTGCACAAAATTCTTTCAATGGCGTTAAATCCATCAAACGATTTGTATCTAACGCTACTGGATGTAATTCAAAATCTTGGAATCCTAAACGGTTTTGTTCCTTCATAGTATGCAATAAGTAAAATAAAGTAGAACTATCTTTCCCACCGCTCATACCGATAGCGACTTTATCTCCAGGTTCAATCATTTTGTATTTTAAAATCGCATCACGGACAGGATTAAACAAACGTTGATTATCTTTCTTTTCAAAACGAACAATTCTTTCCACAATTTTCCCTCATTTTCTGTTTTCTCTTGGTATTTTTTTATTATAGCACATCCAACTCAAAAGTGGCTCTTAGTTTCGCATTTCTTCGTATAATTCTTCGATTTCTTCTTTGGTCAGTGGACGATATTCTCCTTCTTCTAATTGCTCATCTAAAACAATAGGTCCGACTTGTGTTCGTTTCAATGCTGTCACCTTGACTCCTTGAGCTAAAAACATCTTTTTAATTTGATGTCGTTTCCCTTCTGTTAGATAAACTTTAGCTTCACTTTCTTTTTCGCCACTTTTTTCAATCCATAATTGAGCCGAGCGACAACGTGTTCCATCTAAAAAAGTAATGCCGTCTAAAAAAGCTTGTTCATCTTTTTTGGTCAATGGGCCATTGACGGTTACTTCATACCATTTTCCCACTTTCGTTTTCGCTTGGGTACAATGATAACCGAGTCTTCCGTTATTCGTAACGATAATTAATCCTGTCGTATCTTTATCTAAGCGCCCAATGGAAAATCCTTCTTTTATTTTAGGTAAGTAATCAAAAATCGTTGGATCTTTGGCATCGGTATTCGCCGTGACGACCCCTTTTGGTTTATGTAACATATAGTAATCATGTTGTGGAATTCCAATTTCTTTTCCTTCTACTGTCAAGGTGTCAATTCGTCCTTCGATATCATAATTTCCTTCTGTAACCACTTTTCCATTCACGATGACATCTTCATTTTTAAGCCATTGCTTCATTTGTTTCCGACTTGCTTGTAATTTTTGCTCTAATACTTTATCAACTCTCATTTTTCCTCACAAAAAAAAGTTGGCTAGGCCAACTTTTCTGTTTATTAATTTTCTACTTTAATAATTTCTACTTTCATTTCGCCACCTGGAGTTGCAATTACCACTTCTTCTCCTAAGTGAGCACCTAATAATGCTTGAGCGATTGGTGAATCATTAGAAATTTTACCAGCAAATGGATCTGCTTCCGCAGAACCTACGATAGTATAAGTTTCTTCTTCTCCATCTGGTAATTCTTTAAATGTAACTGTTTTACCTAAAGAAACTTCGTCACTATCTACGCCTTCACTATCAATAATTTGAGCAAAACGAATCATATTTTCTAAAGTTGTAATACGACCTTCGACAAAAGCTTGTTCATCTTTTGCAGATTCATATTCAGAGTTTTCTGATAAGTCCCCGTAGCTACGTGCAATTTTAATACGTTCTACGATTTCAGGACGTTTTTTCATAATTAATTCTTCTAATTCGTTTTCTAATTTTTGTTTTCCTTCTAAAGTCATTGGAAATACTTTTTCTGCCATGTTTTTCTCTCCTTTAATAAACAATACAAAGTGTGGCAAAGCCACACTTCATATTTTACTTATTATTATACCCTTCAATATATTGAGAGCATAGTTTTTCGTGTTCTTCAAATGTTTTTGCGAAGTAAACTTTTCCAGTCTTAATATCAGCGATGAAATACAAGTAATCACTCTTTTCAGGATATACAACCGCATCAATCGCTGCTTTACTTGGATTATTGAATGGTCCTGGTCCAAAGCCTGGATTGATATATAAGTTGTATGGAGATTGTGTTCTTACATCATCTACAGATAAATGAACTTTATGTTCACCCATTGCATACGTTACAGAAATATCTGATTGTAAAGGCATTCCTTTTGCAATACGATTGAAGAAAACACCAGCAATCTTACGACGATCTTCTTCGGTTACTCCTTCTTTTTCAACTAAAGAAGCAAGAGTTAAGACGTGCTGAACCGTTAAGTTTTGTTGCTTAATTGGTTCATAGAATTCTTTCATCACCGTATTCATATTGCCTAAAATTTCTTCGACAAATTCTTCTAAAGATTCTTTCTTATACAAGTTATAAGTTGCTGGATACAAATATCCTTCAAAGTAATAACGTACTTGATCAATCGTTGATTCTTCACTTTGTAATAATTCCGGATATTTTTGTTCCATCTTATTATAGAAGTCACGGTTACGCATTAAGTTTAAAAATTCTTCTTTTGAGAAATCTGTTTTCTTCTCAATTAAATCACCGATTTGATCTACGGTATATCCTTCTGGAATCGTTATCGTAGCAATTGGAATTCCACGAGGGTCAGTAGATCCGCCTTTTTCTAAAGTTGAAACTACTTTTTTCACATCCATGCTTGGAGATAATGCATAATAGCCAGCTTGGAAACCTTTTTTCGCATGTGATTTTGCATAGTAAGAGAAGACAAATCCAGATTTAACAATCCCTTTATCTTCTAAGATGCTACCGATTTGTTTGGTTGATGAACCCACTGGAATCTCGATTTGATAATCTTTAGTGTCTTTAGGGTTCATTGCTTCTAACCCTGAATTCCAGTAATTATAAAAAGCAAATCCTAACGCTAAGACACCAATTACTAACGCAATCGCTACAATCATAATGATTCGTTTTTTTGGTTCTTGCGTATCTCGTCTTCTAGACGGTTTTGGACTTGGTTTTTTTATTTCTTCTGTCATAAATAAACCTCACCTTATCCTCATTCATTCCTTCTTCTGCTTATAGCACTTTCTTATTATAGCAATACTTATAATTAGTTTCAATTATTGCATGAATCTGTTTTCATTGCAATGAAAAAATAAAAAAAGAAAGCTTGAAATCAAGCTTTCTTTCATGGAAAACTATTTATTAAATTTATCTAAACGTTCATTTAATTCTTTAGTTTGTTCTTCAAATCCAGGTTTTCCTAATAAAGCGAACATGTTGCTCTTATATTTTTCTACTCCTGGTTGGTTGAATGGGTTAATTGCGTTTAAGTAACCTGAAATACCAGCAGCTAATTCAAAGAAGTACATCATTTCACCTAATGTACGTTCGCTCATGTCTGCTAAGTTTAAAACAAAGTTTGGTACATCTCCGTCGATGTGAGCTAATAATACACCTTCAAAGGCTTTGTCGTTTACATCGTTCATGTCACGACCTTGTAAGTAAGCTAAGCCATCTAAGTTTTCTTCCATTTCTGGAATCATCATTGATTCACGAGGTTGTTCTACGTGTAACACAGTCTCAAAGATGTTACGACGTCCTTCTTGGATGAATTGACCTAATGAGTGTAAATCAGTAGAGAAGTTAGCACTTGATGGGTAAATTCCTTTTTGATCTTTACCTTCTGTTTCACCAAATAATTGCTTCCACCATTCGCAGAAGTATTGTAAGCTTGGTTCGTAGTTTACTAATAATTCTGTATCTTTACCTTTACGGTATAAGATGTTACGTAATGCAGCGTATTGGTAAGCTTCGTTTTCTTCTAATTTATCGCTCATGTAAGCTGCACGAGCATCTGCAGCTCCAGCCATTAATTCATCAATGTTTGCTCCTGAAGCAGCTATTGGTAATAAACCTACTGCAGTAAATACTGAGTAGCGTCCACCAACGTTATCAGGAATTACAAATGTTTCCCATCCTTCAGCGTCTGCTTCTACTTTTACTGCTCCACGTTCACGGTCTGTTGTAGCGTAAATACGTTTGTTTGCTTCTTCTTTACCATATTTTTTCACTAATAATTCTTTGAACACACGGAACGCAATTGCTGGTTCTGTTGTTGTTCCTGATTTAGAAATTACGTTTACAGAGAAGTCTTTATCTCCAATAATGTCTAATAAATCTTTTAAGTAAGTAGCACTGATGCTGTTTCCTGCAAAGAAGATTTGTGGTGTATCACTATCTTTTAAGTTGTAGAATGTGTGGTTTAAGAAATCAATCGCAGCACGAGCTCCTAAGTAAGAACCACCAATTCCGATAACGATTAAGATATCAGAATCTTTTTTAATTTTTTCAGCTGCTTTTTTAATGCGGTCAAATTCTTCTTTATCGTAGTCCACTGGTAGATCTACCCAACCTAAAAAGTCAGATCCTGGACCTTTTTTCTCACGTAATAATTCATGTGCACATGACACTTGTGGTTGCATAAATGCTAATTCTTCATCGCTAATAAAGTTTGCA is drawn from Catellicoccus marimammalium M35/04/3 and contains these coding sequences:
- a CDS encoding pseudouridine synthase; this translates as MRVDKVLEQKLQASRKQMKQWLKNEDVIVNGKVVTEGNYDIEGRIDTLTVEGKEIGIPQHDYYMLHKPKGVVTANTDAKDPTIFDYLPKIKEGFSIGRLDKDTTGLIIVTNNGRLGYHCTQAKTKVGKWYEVTVNGPLTKKDEQAFLDGITFLDGTRCRSAQLWIEKSGEKESEAKVYLTEGKRHQIKKMFLAQGVKVTALKRTQVGPIVLDEQLEEGEYRPLTKEEIEELYEEMRN
- a CDS encoding magnesium transporter CorA family protein, whose translation is MIEFYVNDEQGNLQEVSHFCNHSWVNVSSPNQEDIDYLLNELQVPEDFMNYVLDRDESARIEKDNDTNVTLVIYDIPYFNEDSEDSIYSTIPMSFLIFPHCIVTVSTDFQILDQYQEAQLRKTLNPALPIQFLLQFLYEAAKKYLSYLRILNKRRKDIEKNIGMKPRNEDLMQLMRIERSLIYFIMSLKTNSLVLEKIRRGYYLVTYEEDNELLEDLMIETQQGIEMAEISNRIINESTDTYANLISNNMNEVMKFLTVYSLILSIPTIVFSFYGMNVHLPLADWKHWSWIVVTVIAVLISLLFIRYFKHKDYF
- a CDS encoding glucose-6-phosphate isomerase, giving the protein MSKIKFDYSTSANFISDEELAFMQPQVSCAHELLREKKGPGSDFLGWVDLPVDYDKEEFDRIKKAAEKIKKDSDILIVIGIGGSYLGARAAIDFLNHTFYNLKDSDTPQIFFAGNSISATYLKDLLDIIGDKDFSVNVISKSGTTTEPAIAFRVFKELLVKKYGKEEANKRIYATTDRERGAVKVEADAEGWETFVIPDNVGGRYSVFTAVGLLPIAASGANIDELMAGAADARAAYMSDKLEENEAYQYAALRNILYRKGKDTELLVNYEPSLQYFCEWWKQLFGETEGKDQKGIYPSSANFSTDLHSLGQFIQEGRRNIFETVLHVEQPRESMMIPEMEENLDGLAYLQGRDMNDVNDKAFEGVLLAHIDGDVPNFVLNLADMSERTLGEMMYFFELAAGISGYLNAINPFNQPGVEKYKSNMFALLGKPGFEEQTKELNERLDKFNK
- a CDS encoding TDT family transporter, which translates into the protein MRTFFKSIPIPMCGLVLAILSIGNLYTAYHLPILTSIFGTIGVILMCLILAKIIFVFEHTRHDLKNPIIASTSPTFSMGFMVLCTYLVRWFPDQPIVNYLWLFAIVIQFLLVIYFTYYFLIASDVTMEHVYPSWFVVYCGLGIVPVTCANFYPEVGRVLFWLALLFYFILLPVIIYRVFIHRKFEEHTMPLVTILAAPGSLCLAGYLSAFPHPHIVLVTLLTIISQLLYLFVIFRLPAMLKGAFYPSYAAFTFPLVICAVALTKAYQYYLQAGHAFTWMHYLAVVETVIASVIVVYVLIKYIHFIIKANVTKKTPHTDANDAIEE
- the mltG gene encoding endolytic transglycosylase MltG, whose amino-acid sequence is MTEEIKKPSPKPSRRRDTQEPKKRIIMIVAIALVIGVLALGFAFYNYWNSGLEAMNPKDTKDYQIEIPVGSSTKQIGSILEDKGIVKSGFVFSYYAKSHAKKGFQAGYYALSPSMDVKKVVSTLEKGGSTDPRGIPIATITIPEGYTVDQIGDLIEKKTDFSKEEFLNLMRNRDFYNKMEQKYPELLQSEESTIDQVRYYFEGYLYPATYNLYKKESLEEFVEEILGNMNTVMKEFYEPIKQQNLTVQHVLTLASLVEKEGVTEEDRRKIAGVFFNRIAKGMPLQSDISVTYAMGEHKVHLSVDDVRTQSPYNLYINPGFGPGPFNNPSKAAIDAVVYPEKSDYLYFIADIKTGKVYFAKTFEEHEKLCSQYIEGYNNK
- a CDS encoding adenine nucleotide alpha hydrolase produces the protein MERIVRFEKKDNQRLFNPVRDAILKYKMIEPGDKVAIGMSGGKDSSTLFYLLHTMKEQNRLGFQDFELHPVALDTNRLMDLTPLKEFCADLGYELEVIPTDIAEIVFDVRQEKNPCSLCANLRRGVLYSTCQERGYNKVALGHHLDDAIETYFMNFLFHGEMASFKPVTYLTKTETTVIRPLLYVHEQNIIHFVEREKNVPVIFNPCPVDKKTKREEIKHLVTHLAKTYPDVREKFVKMMESEDKAEFWHPLDPQE
- the greA gene encoding transcription elongation factor GreA, with the translated sequence MAEKVFPMTLEGKQKLENELEELIMKKRPEIVERIKIARSYGDLSENSEYESAKDEQAFVEGRITTLENMIRFAQIIDSEGVDSDEVSLGKTVTFKELPDGEEETYTIVGSAEADPFAGKISNDSPIAQALLGAHLGEEVVIATPGGEMKVEIIKVEN